One Tamlana carrageenivorans genomic region harbors:
- a CDS encoding IS982 family transposase has translation MNNLSANYERILEVLRKISKEQLLSYQRRQPKLSDLELISLSLTAEFMGIDSENDLFRKLPDSLLSKIERSVYNRRRRKLVNKLNSIRLSLASHFNEFEDYFVVDSMPLEVCKLSRSSRSKICKENTYAFPDKGYCAAQSSNYYGYKLHAVCSVNGVFQSIDLSPASVHDINYLKDIKMQISDCTLIGDKGYLSTEIQLNLFETCNITLNTPMRSNQKNYKVQPYVFRKKRKRIETLFSQLCDQFMIRRNYAKTFEGFKTRIVAKITALTTIQYINKFIFGRNINNIKISII, from the coding sequence ATGAACAACTTGAGTGCAAATTACGAAAGAATATTGGAAGTATTAAGAAAAATATCGAAAGAACAACTTTTAAGTTATCAAAGACGACAACCAAAGCTTAGTGATTTAGAACTTATCAGTTTGAGTCTTACTGCCGAATTTATGGGAATAGATAGTGAAAATGACCTTTTTAGAAAACTTCCAGATTCCCTATTATCAAAAATAGAGAGAAGTGTCTACAATAGAAGAAGACGAAAACTAGTTAATAAGCTCAACAGTATCAGGTTAAGCTTAGCTTCCCATTTTAATGAATTTGAAGATTATTTTGTAGTAGATAGTATGCCTTTAGAAGTTTGTAAATTATCACGCAGTTCTCGTTCAAAGATTTGTAAAGAAAACACTTATGCATTTCCAGATAAAGGTTATTGTGCAGCTCAAAGTTCTAATTATTACGGTTATAAACTGCACGCTGTTTGTTCTGTAAATGGTGTCTTTCAAAGTATCGATTTGAGTCCAGCATCTGTACACGATATTAATTATCTTAAAGATATTAAGATGCAAATAAGCGATTGTACATTAATTGGTGATAAAGGCTATTTATCAACAGAAATACAGCTTAACTTGTTTGAAACCTGTAATATAACGCTAAATACACCTATGAGAAGCAATCAAAAAAATTACAAAGTACAGCCTTATGTATTTAGAAAAAAGAGGAAAAGGATAGAAACATTATTTTCACAACTTTGTGACCAATTTATGATAAGACGCAATTATGCTAAAACTTTTGAAGGTTTTAAAACAAGAATCGTAGCTAAGATAACTGCTTTAACAACTATTCAGTATATCAATAAGTTTATTTTTGGGAGAAACATTAATAATATTAAAATTAGCATTATTTAA